The Callospermophilus lateralis isolate mCalLat2 chromosome 15, mCalLat2.hap1, whole genome shotgun sequence genome window below encodes:
- the LOC143381126 gene encoding protein IFIT1 homolog B-like, with product MSENAHDHGIQDKLGQLRCHFTWGLEIEDNAIPDLESRVMEEIEFLDTRNNVGIHNLLAYVKHLKGQDEEALQSLREAEDLVQREPADQVDVRSLVTWGNCAWVYHHMGRLAEAQTYLDKVEDTCKKFASPSRYRLDFPEMECEEGWALVKCGGQYYERAKACFERALRVEPENPEFSLGFAISSYRLDYDDENVISLEPLRRAVRLNPEDAYVKVLLALKLQDVGQEVEGEGYIEEALNSTSSQPYVFQYASKFYRKKGCVDKAIELLKTALEARPDSGYLHHHLGLCYRTKLFQVKNGRNMNPRRQERENVHRWVQLAIKEFQETIRLRPRFEMAYVHMAEVYAERGQCREAERNFQKALCMDNLADHIQQDIHYRYGRFQQFHMRSEDKAITHYLKGLKIEEMSFARKKLISALEKLAKRRVNQNVSVVESVSLQGLSHELKGEMKEALLCYERALRLTDQLNPVF from the exons ATGAG TGAGAATGCACATGATCATGGGATCCAGGACAAGCTGGGGCAGTTGAGATGTCACTTCACGTGGGGCCTGGAAATTGAAGACAATGCAATACCGGATTTAGAAAGCAGGGTCATGGAAGAGATTGAGTTCCTAGACACCAGAAACAATGTGGGGATTCACAACCTCCTGGCCTATGTGAAGCACCTGAAAGGCCAGGATGAGGAGGCCCTGCAGAGCTTGAGAGAAGCTGAAGACTTGGTCCAGAGGGAGCCTGCAGACCAGGTGGACGTGAGGAGCCTGGTGACCTGGGGCAACTGTGCCTGGGTGTATCACCACATGGGCAGATTGGCAGAAGCCCAAACTTACCTGGACAAGGTGGAGGACACTTGCAAAAAGTTTGCAAGTCCCTCCCGCTACAGGCTGGATTTTCCTGAGATGGAGTGTGAGGAAGGATGGGCCTTGGTGAAGTGTGGAGGGCAGTATTATGAGCGGGCCAAGGCCTGCTTTGAAAGGGCTCTGAGAGTGGAGCCTGAAAACCCTGAATTCAGCCTGGGGTTCGCCATCTCCTCCTACCGTCTGGATTACGATGATGAAAACGTAATTTCTCTAGAGCCCCTGAGGAGAGCTGTCAGGCTAAACCCAGAAGATGCATATGTTAAGGTTCTCCTTGCCCTGAAGCTTCAGGATGTAGGACAGGAAGTGGAGGGAGAAGGCTACATTGAGGAAGCTCTGAACAGCACATCCTCCCAGCCCTATGTCTTTCAATATGCAAGCAAATTTTACCGAAAAAAGGGCTGTGTGGATAAAGCTATTGAGCTCCTTAAGACAGCTTTAGAGGCTAGACCGGACTCTGGCTACCTGCATCACCACTTAGGGCTTTGCTACAGGACAAAACTGTTTCAAGTAAAGAATGGGAGAAATATGAACCCTAGAAGGCAGGAAAGAGAAAATGTGCACAGATGGGTTCAATTGGCTATAAAAGAATTCCAAGAGACTATAAGACTAAGGCCAAGATTTGAGATGGCTTACGTTCACATGGCTGAAGTGTACGCAGAAAGAGGCCAGTgcagagaggcagagagaaatTTTCAGAAAGCATTATGCATGGATAACCTTGCTGACCACATACAGCAAGACATTCATTACCGCTATGGCCGTTTCCAACAATTTCACATGAGATCTGAAGACAAAGCAATCACCCACTATTTAAAAGGTCTAAAGATAGAAGAAATGTCCTTTGCCAGGAAAAAACTTATAAGTGCCTTAGAAAAACTGGCTAAAAGGCGTGTGAACCAGAATGTGAGTGTTGTGGAGAGTGTCAGCCTCCAGGGGCTCAGCCATGAATTAAAAGGGGAAATGAAAGAAGCCCTGCTGTGCTATGAGAGGGCTCTGAGGCTCACTGATCAGCTGAACCCTGTGTTTTGA